The Chaetodon trifascialis isolate fChaTrf1 chromosome 17, fChaTrf1.hap1, whole genome shotgun sequence genome has a segment encoding these proteins:
- the LOC139345645 gene encoding cell division control protein 42 homolog — protein MQTIKCVVVGDGAVGKTCLLISYTTNKFPSEYVPTVFDNYAVTVMIGGEPYTLGLFDTAGQEDYDRLRPLSYPQTDVFLVCFSVVSPSSFENVREKWVPEISHHCPRTPFLLVGTQVDLRDDSNTLEKLAKNKQRALACESGEKLARELKAVKYVECSALTQRGLKNVFDEAILAALEPPDTKPKKRCILL, from the exons aTGCAGACCATaaagtgtgtggtggtgggtgATGGTGCAGTAGGGAAGACTTGCCTGCTCATCTCCTACACCACCAACAAGTTTCCCTCTGAGTACGTCCCCACG GTTTTTGATAATTATGCCGTGACGGTGATGATCGGCGGGGAGCCGTACACGCTGGGACTGTTTGACACTGCAG GTCAGGAGGACTACGACAGGCTGCGACCCCTCAGCTACCCTCAGACCGACGTCTTCCTCGTCTGTTTCTCTGTCGTGTCGCCCTCCTCTTTTGAGAACGTCAGAGAGAAG TGGGTGCCAGAGATTTCGCACCACTGCCCGCGGACGCCCTTCCTGCTGGTCGGGACTCAGGTGGATCTGAGAGACGACAGCAACACTCTGGAGAAGCTGGCCAAGAACAAACAGCGAGCGCTGGCCTGTGAGAGCGGAGAGAAACTGGCCCGCGAGCTCAAGGCCGTCAAATATGTGGAGTGTTCAGCTCTCACACAg cgGGGGCTGAAGAACGTGTTTGATGAGGCCATCCTGGCAGCTCTGGAGCCGCCAGACACCAAACCCAAGAAGCGCTGCATCCTGCTATAG